One part of the Triplophysa rosa linkage group LG5, Trosa_1v2, whole genome shotgun sequence genome encodes these proteins:
- the cbln2a gene encoding cerebellin-2a: protein MSIARGSGSLAMLASTLLLGFGVAFALGQNDTEPVVLEGKCLVVCDSNPSAEGGVTSSFGISVRAAGAKVAFSAVRGTNHEPSEMSNKSMTIYFDQVLVNIGNHFDLKASVFQAPRRGIYSVSFHVVKVYNRQTIQVNLMHNEYPIISAFAGDQDVTREAASNGVLLHLEREDRLYLKLERGNLMGGWKYSTFSGFLVFPL, encoded by the exons ATGTCGATAGCCAGGGGATCGGGCTCGTTGGCCATGCTGGCCTCCACCCTTCTTTTGGGATTTGGCGTTGCGTTCGCCCTCGGACAGAATGACACGGAACCTGTTGTTTTGGAAGGAAAGTGTTTGGTTGTGTGCGACTCGAACCCGTCAGCCGAAGGTGGAGTGACCTCGTCGTTTGGGATATCAGTCCGAGCTGCTGGTGCCAAAGTGGCTTTCTCTGCTGTCAGAGGAACTAACCATGAACCATCAGAAATGAGTAACAAATCAATGACAATCTACTTTGATCAG GTGTTAGTGAACATTGGAAATCATTTCGATCTCAAGGCGAGTGTCTTTCAGGCTCCGCGGCGAGGCATTTACAGCGTCAGCTTTCATGTCGTGAAGGTCTACAACCGACAGACAATTCAG GTCAATCTGATGCACAATGAATATCCAATAATATCAGCGTTTGCCGGTGATCAAGATGTGACACGGGAGGCTGCGAGTAACGGAGTCCTGCTTCACCTGGAGCGCGAGGACAGACTCTATCTCAAACTGGAGAGAGGAAATCTCATGGGTGGATGGAAGTACTCCACTTTTTCTGGCTTCCTTGTTTTCCCTCTTTAA